One Sporichthyaceae bacterium genomic window, TGCGCCCACTCGTCGACGGCGGCCAGCGCCGCCGGGGCGTCGAGGTCGGCCGCCACCGCGGCCCGGACGATCTCGAGGGTCTCGGTGGCCGGCGGGCCGTCCGGCCGGGACACCGCCGAGCGCCAGAGCTGCAGCCGGTTCTGAGCACCCGTCAGATCTGCGTCGGTCCATTCCCAGTCCGACCGGTAGTGATGGGCCAGCAGGGCCAGGCGGATCGCCACCGGGTCGACGCCGGCTTGGCGCAGTTTCGAGACGAAGACCAGGTTGCCGCGCGACTTGGACATCTTCTCGCCCTGATAGCCGACCAGGCCGGCGTGCACGAAGGCCCGGACGAACCCCGGGCCGCCGTCGTGCACGTGCGCGTGCGAGGCGCCCATCTCGTGGTGCGGGAACGCCAGGTCGCGGCCGCCGCCCATGATGTCGACCCGCGGGCCGAGCCGATCCAGTGCGATTGCGGTGCACTCCACGTGCCAACCCGGGCGACCGGAACCGACGACCGTGTCCCAGCTCGGCTCACCCTCGCGCGGGGCCCGCCACAGCAACGCGTCGAGCGCGTCCTTCTTGCCGGGCCGGTTGGGATCGCCGCCACGTTCGGCGAACAGTTCCAGCATCGCCTCGCGGCTCAGCCGGGATACCGAGCCGAAGATCGGGTCGGTGGCGACCGGGAAGTACAGGTCGCCGTCGACGTCGTAGCAGGCGCCGCGCTCGTGCAGCACCGCGATGAACTCGGCGATCAGGGGGATCGCCTCGACCGCGCCGACGTAGTGCTCCGGCGGCAGCACCCGCAGTGCGGTCATGTCCTCACGGAACAGCTCGGTCTCCCGGGTCGCCAACGCCCGCCAGTCCTCACCGGTCTTCTCGGCCCGTTCCAGCAGCGGGTCGTCGACGTCGGTGACGTTCTGGACGTAGTGGACGCTCACCCCGCTGTCGCGCAGCGCCCGACCTAGCAGGTCGAAGGTGAGGTAGGTGTTCGCGTGCCCCAGATGGGTGGCGTCATAAGGGGTGATGCCGCAGACGTAGATGCGCGCCTCGGGCCCCAGCGCGGCGGGGACCAGCTGCCCCGTACTGGTGTCGTGCACGCGCACGGGGTGTCCGACACCGGGCAGCCGGGGGACGTCGGGCGCCGGCCAGGACTGCATGGCCGCCAGCCTATGTCCCGCCCGATCTCCCGACTTCTGCTGCCTGTCCCACCTATCGAGGCGCTCCGATAGGTGGGACAGGCAGCAGAAGTGCGGGTTGGGGGGTCGGGGTTCGGGGTGGGCCGGCTCAGAACGGGGGCCACGGGACGGCCGGCCAGCCGTCCTCGCGGGGCACCGGGTGCACGCCGGTGCGCAGCAGCAGCTTGATGCGGCGGCGGGTCGCTGCGACCTCGGCAGCGGTGAGCAGCGCGGCCAGATCCGGCCCGAGATCATCCGCCCAGCGATCGAGCAGCCCGGCCAGCATGTCGACCGCCTCGACGGGCAGCGGCTCCCCGGCCCAGCGCCACAGCAGGGTCCGCAGCTTGTTCTCGACGGCGAAGCAGACGCCGTGGTCGATTCCCTGCAACTGCCCGTCCGGGGTGGGCAGGATGTGCCCACCCTTGCGGTCGGCGTTGTTGATCACCGCGTCCAGCACGGCCACCCGGCGCACCCGGTCGTCGTCGCCGCGCAGCAGTTCGACGACGTCGGCGGCAGTGTCGATGTCCACCCACAGCTGGCACATCCCGGGACCCCACGGGCCCTCGCGCATCACCGTGGGCGGGACCACGTCCCAGCCGGTGGCGGCGGAGACCCGGTAGGCGGCGACCTCGCGCCCGGCCAGGGTGCCGTCCGGGAAGTCCCACAACGGTCGTTCTCCGGCGACCGGCTTGTGGACGCACGCCGCGGTGATGCCGTCGAGGGTCACCGAGCAGTACAGCGTCGCGTTGGAGGCGTCGACCAGTCGACCGATGACCTCCATCGATCCGTGCTCGAGCAGTTGGAGCGCGGCGGGCAGACCGATCCGGGAGACCGGGACCGCCGGTGCGAGTTCCACCGAGGGCTCAGGCGAACTCAACGCCGGTAACCGTTCTGTCGCGGACACACATGCCCGGCCGGGTCCAGCGGAAGTGCGCAGAACGGGCACGGCGGACGGCCGGCGGAAACCACTGCCTGTGCCCGGCCGGCGAACTCGCGCGCCATCGCGGCGGTCATGCGCACGCGCAGCACGTCCGGCCCGTCGATGTCGACCTCGTCCTCGTCGTCGATGGCTGGGGCGGCGTCCGCGGCGCCCTCGCCACCGGCCTGGGCGACGATGACCACCCGGTCGATGCGCGGGTCCCAGCCGAGGGCGAGCGTCGCGACCCGGAAGTCCTCCTCGATCGGCAGATCCAACGGCCCGAGGTCGTTGTCGACCGCGGCCGGCTCGTCGGCCAACGGGTCGCTGCCGGAGACCCGGCGCACCTCCTCGAGCAGCCGCCCGACCTGGTCGGCCAGCAGTTGGACCTGCTGCTTCTCCAACGCGACGCTGGTCAGGCGACCGTTGCCCCGGGCCTGCAGGAAGAAGGTCCGCGCCCCGGGCTCGCCCACGGTCCCGGCCACGAAACGCTCGGGCGGGTCGTAGAGGTACACCTGCCGCGCCATGCCTCCGAGCCTAATGTCTTGGCCTGCGACCTGCGCTGTTGCCCGCCGGGCCGGAGCCGTTGTCCGACGGTCCGGCGCCGCCCCCGACCACGGCGTCCGTGCCGCCGCGGCGCTTTCGGTTCTTGGCCGGGCGATACGCCTCTATGTCTCCCCCGGTGTCGTTGAGCTTGATCAGGAACGGACGCAGTTCGGTCCAGCGGATCGCGGTGACCGACCCCGGGTCGACGTTGATCCGCTGGAACAGGTCCAGATGCAGGCCCAAGGACTCGGCGACCACCGCCTTGATCGGGTCACCGTGCGAGCACAGCGCCCACACCGCGCCTGGCCCGTGCTCGGCCGCCACCCGGGCGTCCCAGTCGCGGACGGCGGCCACCGTGCGCGCAGCCATGGCGGGCAGCGACTCACCGCCGGGGAACGCGACAGCACTGGGGTGCGCCTGGACGGTCCTCCAGAGCGGTTCCTTCATCAACGTGGCGATGCTGCGCCCGGTCCAGTCGCCGTAGTCGCACTCGGCGACCCGCTTGTCCAGCCGAACCCGCAGACCGAGTGCGGACGCCAGCGGCGCGACGGTCTGTCGGCAGCGCTCCAGCGGGCTGGACACGATCGCCGCCAGCCCCAACCCGCCCAGGCGCGCGGCCAGCGCGGCGGCCTGGTCCCGACCCCGGTCGTCCAGGTTGATCCCGGGCGTGCGCCCGGCCAGCACCCCCGAGGTGTTCGCCGTCGACCGGCCGTGCCGGATCAGCAGGACAGTAGGCATTACGCGCCTTCCCCGATCACATGCCCGCCGACTCGGCGGCCTCGACGAGGACCCGCAGTGCCGCCCGGCACTGTTCGATCCCGCGCTGACGCACCATCACATTCAGGGTGGTGACGCCGACCTTGGCGTATTGCGCCAACCGTTCGGCGATGCGGTCCCGGCCGCCGAGCAGGGCGACCGCGTCGAGGAAACCGAACGGCAGCGCGGTCGCGGCGTCGGTGTACCGCTCCTGGGACCAGGCCCTGCGCACCGCCGCAGCCTCCCTTTCGTAGCCGAGGCGGGCGGCCAGTTCGTAGTAGGAGTTGTTGCGCGTGCCGAAGCCGGGGCCGCCCACGTGCGGCGCGAGGAGCGCCCGGGTGTCGTCCGCGCACGCCGCCGCGTCCGGGCCGACCACCAGCGGCAGCGACGGCGCGACGTCGAACCCGGTCAGGTCCAGCCCGGCCTTCGCCCGGCCCGCGGCGACCGCGGCGATCTGGTCCGGCAGGTCGTCCACCGCGGGGAACAGGCCGAGCCAGCCGTCGGCGATCTCGCCGGTCAGCGCGAGGTTCCGCGGCCCGCCGGCGCCGAGGTAGATCGGGATCCGGTCCCGCTGCGGAGCCAGGGCAAGGTGCTGCGGTTTGCCTGGCCCGTCGGGCAACGGGAGGGTCCAGTGCGTGCCGGAGTACTCCAGGAGTTGCTGCGTCCAGGTGCGGCGCAGGATCTCCACGTACTCGCGGGTGCGCCCCAGCGGGTCGGTGAACCGCACTCCGTACCAGCCCTCGGACAGTTCCGGTGCGGACAGGCCGATGCCGAGATGGAAACGGCCGCCGCAGAGCCCGTCGAGGGTGGCGGCAGTCATCGCGGTCATCGTCGGCGTGCGACCGGGAATGCGGAACGTCGCCGAGCCCAGGCCGATCCGCCGGGTGCGTGCGGTCAGGTGGCCGAGAACCGTCGCGGCGTCCGAGCCGTGGGCTTCGGCGACCCAGACGACGTCGAGTCCGAGTTCCTCGGCGTACTCGGCGGTGGCGAACCGGACGGCGTCCTCGTCGCGGGTCCAGTAGCCCAGATTCAGGCCGAGTCGCACTCGTGCCCCCTCTCCAGGCCGCATCGTGCGCACCATATGTGACCCGACACGATCACGCGTTCCCGGGCCACCTGAGCCGCCGGCGCAGATCGGCGGCTTAGCCTGCTTTCATGGACGCTGGTTCGGCTCACCCCGCGGGGACAGGTGTCGGGGCGACGGTTGCCTCGCGGCGCGTCGGCCACAGCGGTCTGGTGGTCTCCCGCCTCGGGTTGGGAACCGGCAGCTGGGGAACCGCGACCGACGCGATCGACGCCGGTGAGGTGCTCTCCGCGTTCGCGGCGGCGGGCGGGACGCTGGTCGACACCGCGCCGCACTTCGGGGACGGCCAAGCCGAGGAAGTGCTCGGATCGCTGCTGGGCAAGGCTTTCCGGCGCGAGGAGTTCGTGCTCGCCGGCAAGGCCGGGCTGCGCCGGGTGGGTGGGCGCACGGTGGCGGACGCATCGCGCCGCAACCTGCTGGAGTCCCTGGACGCCTCCTTGGCCCGGTTGGACACCGACCACGTCGACCTGTGGCAGGTGCAACTGTTCGACTCGGCAACGCCGGTCGAGGAGACACTGTCGGCGTTGGAGCACGCGGTCGCGACCGGTCGGGCCCGCTACGTCGGGGTGGCCAACTACGGCGGCTGGCACCTGGCGCGGGCTGCCACCCTGCTCGAGTCGGCCGCCGGGCACGCCCGGATCGTCGCCGCCGGGACCGAGTACTCGCTGCTGCAGCGCAACCCGGAGGCCGAACTGCTGCCTGCCGCGGCCGCGCTCGGGGTCGGGGTACTGGCCTACGCGCCGCTGGCCGGCGGCGTGCTGACCGCCAAGTACCGGCACTCCACCCCGCTGGACTCGCGGGCCGCCCGCACCGATGACGTCGAGCACCACCTGGACGCGGGCGGTCGACGGGTGGTCGACGCGATCGCCACCGCCGCGGACGGCCTTGGCGTCAGTGCCATCGAGGTCGCACTGGCCTGGGTGCGCGACCGGCCCGGGGTGGCCGCCGCGATCGTCGGGGCCCGCAGCGTCGCGCAGTTGGCGCCGACGCTGGCCGCGGAGTCCCTCACGTTGCCGGAGGGCATCCGTCGGGCGCTGGACGACGTGTCGTCCTAAGTTGTCAGGACAGACCTAGTCGCTTGCGTTCCTCCGCGACACCGGGACGTCGAAGCGACACAGGACGGCGTCGGGGTCGATGTCGACGAAGGCCTCGTCCATCCAGTCCGCCGTGTCGCTGCGCGGATCCTCGTCGGCCGGGACGACCCAGGTCGTCGCCCCGTGCCAGTGCAGGCCGAGGGTGTTGGCCCGGGCCCGGTCGACCAGGCCGGAATGGCCGTGCACGTGGGCCAGAGCGGCGACGGCCACGGCGCTGGAGTCGACCTCTTCCCGCAGCGCGTCGCTGCCCGCGGCCAGCAGCAGGTCCGGGTCGACCACGCTGAAGTCCCACCGGGCCAGCAGCGCGAACCGGTCGGGTTCCTCGGCGGAGCCCTCGGACTCGTCGGGCTCGTCGGTGTGCAGTTCCGGCAGGTCGAACGGGGTGACCTCGTCGTGCTCGTCGTAGAGCGCGTCGTCGTACGCGGCGGCCGCGGCGCGCACCGCGAGGAACGCGGTCTGTACCGCTGGGTCCTGCTCGCCGGTGCGCTTCTCGGCTGCGGCGAGGTGGTCCGACAGCGCGGCGACGAGCCGGTCGAGGGCCTGGCGGGCGGCGGAATCCGTGGTGGTCATGGAATCTGAGTACCCGTCAGCAGGTGGCCAGGAAGCGGTCGAGCACCCGGACGCCGAACTCCAGCGCCTCGGTGGGAACTCGTTCGTCGGTGCCGTGGAACATCCCGGCGAAGTCCAGCTCGGCCGGCAGCCGCAGCGGGGAGAAGCCGAAGTTTCGCATGCCCAGGCGGGAGAACGACTTCGCGTCGGTCCCCCCCGACAAGGCGTACGGGATGATCCGGGAGCCCGGGTCCTCGGCCTGCAGCGCGGCGACCATCGCGTCGACCAGGGCGCCGTCGAAGCTGGTCTCCAACGCGATGTCGTGGTGGACGAACTCCCGGGTGATGTCCGGCCCGATCAGCTCGTCGATCGTGGCGAGGAACTCGTCCTCGTAGCCCGGCAGGAAGCGACCGTCGATGACGGCCGAGGCGTCCGGCGGGACCACGTTGGACTTGTAGCCGGCGCTCAGCATGCTGGGGTTCGCGGTGTTGCGCAGGGTCGCCCCGATCAGCCGCGACATCGAGCCGAGTTGGGCGACCAGCGCGTCCGGGTCGTCCGGGTCGAACCGGACGCCGAGCACGTCGGCGATCTCGTCGAGGAACGCCTGGACGGTCTTGGTGATGCGGATCGGGAAGCGGTGGTTGCCGACGCGGGCGACCGCGTCGCACAGCGCGGTGACCGCGTTGTCCTCGGCGATCATCGAGCCGTGTCCGGCGCGGCCGTGGGCCGTCAGCCGCATCCAGGCCATGCCCTTCTGGGCGGTCTCGATCGCGTAGAGGCGCTTGCCGGCCACGGTGATCGAGAAGCCGCCGACCTCGCTGATGGCCTCGGTGCAGCCCTCGAACAGGTCCGGCCGGTTGTCGACCAGGTAACGGGCGCCCTTGGTGCCGCCGGCCTCCTCGTCGGCGACGAACGCGATGACCAGGTCGCGCGGCGGGACCCGCCCGGACCGTTTCCAGGCCCGCACCAGGGCCAGGATCATCGCGTCCATGTCCTTCATGTCCACGGCGCCGCGGCCCCAGATGCAACCGTCGGCGATCTCGGCGGCGAACGGCGGGTGGGTCCACTGCTCGGCGAACGCGGGCACGACGTCGAGGTGACCGTGGATGAGCATCGCCCCACGGCCGGGGTCGGCACCGGCGATCCGGGTGACCACGCTGGCCCGCCGCGGGTCGGACTCGATGATCTCGGCCTCGCAACCGGCGTCGGACAGCTGCTGCGCCACGAACTCCGCGATCGCGCGTTCGCCGGGCCCGGAGCCGTCGCCGAAGTTCACCGAGTCGAACCGGATCAGCTCCCGGCACAGTTCGACGACCTCGCCGGCGGCCAGGTCAGCCGTACTCAGGCCGGGGTTCGCACGCTCCACCGTCTCTCCTTGCCGCCGTCCGCGGCCCGTACGCCGCGTTGGGCCCATCCTGCCCCGCCCACCACGCCGCCGGCCACCTGAGCTCCTGCCGGGTCGCGGGGCGTGGTCAGAGCGGCGAGATCTTGGGGTTCGGCAGGGCGATGCGGCGGGTCTCGGCCCCGAAGTTCACGATGACCTCGCGAGTGCCGTTCACCGCCACCACCGTGCCGAGGCCGTATTTGTCGTGAGTCACCCGGTCGCCCACGGCGAACACGTCCGGGATGACGGGCTCGACGACCCGGGGTTTGAAGGGGCTGGTGGACAGGTGGCCGGGACGGCCGCTCGAGGTGCTCACACCCTGATTGTCGGTCCTCCGGACCGGTTTCGTGAAGTCGGCCTATTTACCCTGGTCGACAGGGCCGGGACAACCCCCGCAGGGCGAAGCCGGCGAGCGTACGAGCACGGCGGGGGTGACGGGGGCGGAGCCCCCGTCCGCGACGCGGAGCGTCGCAATGAGATGACGAGCGAGCCTGCGAGCGCGTAGCGCGAGCAGCGTTCGCCCGAGAGCGTGTCCGAGGGGGGACTTGAACCCCCATGCCCTTTTGGGGCACTAGCACCTCAAGCTAGCGCGTCTGCCAATTCCGCCACCCGGACCGGACGTCGCCACGGGTTGCAAGCCGGGCCGACATCGGGGGAAACCCTAGCATCGGCGCAGGGGCGGGCGAGCTTGATCGGCGACAGTCGCCCGGGCGGGCGCACGGTCTTGTCGAGCCGGTCACGAACATCGCCTGCGCGCCTGCCGCTGAAGCCGGGTCGGGCGCCCGATATTTGAGCTAGGCCCGAATGATCGCCCACCGTGCGGTCGGCCGTCGGATCGCAGTGGGCAAAGTCGATTCGGGTCCACAGCCCGCGCCGGGTACCGTCCCGGAAGCAACTATTGCGGGAAGCAGGAGGCAGCTGTGGGTCGTCGCGGAGGCGATCGGGCACCCGGACCCCGGGTCGGTCGGATCGTGGCCGGCGGGGTCGTCGTCGTGGCTCTGGTGGCCGCGGGCGTGCTCGCCCGGATGGGTGAGGACTCGACCCCGGTCGCGGTCGCCCCGTCCCAGCCGGTGCCCACGCCGACGCCGTCGCCGACACCTGAGTGCAGCACGACCACGGTGGCGTTCGTGCCGACCTCGGTGAGCATTCCGGGCGTCCAGGCCCACATCAACGTGATTGCCCTGAAGCGCGACTCCCACGACGTTCCCGGGACTCCGCCGCTGTCGAGCACCGGCAAGACGGAGATGGCCTTCGACCTCGGCAGCGGGATCGAACCCGGCGACGCCCTGGGCAACGCGCTGCTGAACGCGCACACCTGGCCCGACGGCAGCGCGCTGGGCAACCGACTGCTCGCCG contains:
- a CDS encoding aldo/keto reductase, translating into MDAGSAHPAGTGVGATVASRRVGHSGLVVSRLGLGTGSWGTATDAIDAGEVLSAFAAAGGTLVDTAPHFGDGQAEEVLGSLLGKAFRREEFVLAGKAGLRRVGGRTVADASRRNLLESLDASLARLDTDHVDLWQVQLFDSATPVEETLSALEHAVATGRARYVGVANYGGWHLARAATLLESAAGHARIVAAGTEYSLLQRNPEAELLPAAAALGVGVLAYAPLAGGVLTAKYRHSTPLDSRAARTDDVEHHLDAGGRRVVDAIATAADGLGVSAIEVALAWVRDRPGVAAAIVGARSVAQLAPTLAAESLTLPEGIRRALDDVSS
- a CDS encoding histidine phosphatase family protein, whose product is MPTVLLIRHGRSTANTSGVLAGRTPGINLDDRGRDQAAALAARLGGLGLAAIVSSPLERCRQTVAPLASALGLRVRLDKRVAECDYGDWTGRSIATLMKEPLWRTVQAHPSAVAFPGGESLPAMAARTVAAVRDWDARVAAEHGPGAVWALCSHGDPIKAVVAESLGLHLDLFQRINVDPGSVTAIRWTELRPFLIKLNDTGGDIEAYRPAKNRKRRGGTDAVVGGGAGPSDNGSGPAGNSAGRRPRH
- a CDS encoding DUF3090 family protein, translating into MARQVYLYDPPERFVAGTVGEPGARTFFLQARGNGRLTSVALEKQQVQLLADQVGRLLEEVRRVSGSDPLADEPAAVDNDLGPLDLPIEEDFRVATLALGWDPRIDRVVIVAQAGGEGAADAAPAIDDEDEVDIDGPDVLRVRMTAAMAREFAGRAQAVVSAGRPPCPFCALPLDPAGHVCPRQNGYRR
- a CDS encoding SCO1664 family protein, with protein sequence MSSPEPSVELAPAVPVSRIGLPAALQLLEHGSMEVIGRLVDASNATLYCSVTLDGITAACVHKPVAGERPLWDFPDGTLAGREVAAYRVSAATGWDVVPPTVMREGPWGPGMCQLWVDIDTAADVVELLRGDDDRVRRVAVLDAVINNADRKGGHILPTPDGQLQGIDHGVCFAVENKLRTLLWRWAGEPLPVEAVDMLAGLLDRWADDLGPDLAALLTAAEVAATRRRIKLLLRTGVHPVPREDGWPAVPWPPF
- the mshC gene encoding cysteine--1-D-myo-inosityl 2-amino-2-deoxy-alpha-D-glucopyranoside ligase, with the protein product MQSWPAPDVPRLPGVGHPVRVHDTSTGQLVPAALGPEARIYVCGITPYDATHLGHANTYLTFDLLGRALRDSGVSVHYVQNVTDVDDPLLERAEKTGEDWRALATRETELFREDMTALRVLPPEHYVGAVEAIPLIAEFIAVLHERGACYDVDGDLYFPVATDPIFGSVSRLSREAMLELFAERGGDPNRPGKKDALDALLWRAPREGEPSWDTVVGSGRPGWHVECTAIALDRLGPRVDIMGGGRDLAFPHHEMGASHAHVHDGGPGFVRAFVHAGLVGYQGEKMSKSRGNLVFVSKLRQAGVDPVAIRLALLAHHYRSDWEWTDADLTGAQNRLQLWRSAVSRPDGPPATETLEIVRAAVAADLDAPAALAAVDEWAQRACASGGDDTGAPGVLSRGVDALLGIAL
- a CDS encoding class F sortase produces the protein MGRRGGDRAPGPRVGRIVAGGVVVVALVAAGVLARMGEDSTPVAVAPSQPVPTPTPSPTPECSTTTVAFVPTSVSIPGVQAHINVIALKRDSHDVPGTPPLSSTGKTEMAFDLGSGIEPGDALGNALLNAHTWPDGSALGNRLLAGLHEGDQFDVQGPLGRICYKVTARIEVPATDPGKQYYAKTGVPQVAIIVCSGKRLGPGVWTMRTMWFASPMV
- a CDS encoding LLM class flavin-dependent oxidoreductase, whose product is MRLGLNLGYWTRDEDAVRFATAEYAEELGLDVVWVAEAHGSDAATVLGHLTARTRRIGLGSATFRIPGRTPTMTAMTAATLDGLCGGRFHLGIGLSAPELSEGWYGVRFTDPLGRTREYVEILRRTWTQQLLEYSGTHWTLPLPDGPGKPQHLALAPQRDRIPIYLGAGGPRNLALTGEIADGWLGLFPAVDDLPDQIAAVAAGRAKAGLDLTGFDVAPSLPLVVGPDAAACADDTRALLAPHVGGPGFGTRNNSYYELAARLGYEREAAAVRRAWSQERYTDAATALPFGFLDAVALLGGRDRIAERLAQYAKVGVTTLNVMVRQRGIEQCRAALRVLVEAAESAGM
- a CDS encoding M20/M25/M40 family metallo-hydrolase, with protein sequence MERANPGLSTADLAAGEVVELCRELIRFDSVNFGDGSGPGERAIAEFVAQQLSDAGCEAEIIESDPRRASVVTRIAGADPGRGAMLIHGHLDVVPAFAEQWTHPPFAAEIADGCIWGRGAVDMKDMDAMILALVRAWKRSGRVPPRDLVIAFVADEEAGGTKGARYLVDNRPDLFEGCTEAISEVGGFSITVAGKRLYAIETAQKGMAWMRLTAHGRAGHGSMIAEDNAVTALCDAVARVGNHRFPIRITKTVQAFLDEIADVLGVRFDPDDPDALVAQLGSMSRLIGATLRNTANPSMLSAGYKSNVVPPDASAVIDGRFLPGYEDEFLATIDELIGPDITREFVHHDIALETSFDGALVDAMVAALQAEDPGSRIIPYALSGGTDAKSFSRLGMRNFGFSPLRLPAELDFAGMFHGTDERVPTEALEFGVRVLDRFLATC